The Lutibacter sp. A64 genome segment AAACAGCAATAAATAATACGTTTTTTTTCATTTTGATATTTTTAGATTATATAATTTTATTATTTGTCTATAAAAAAGTGAATTTCATACAAAAAAGTTTGTGTTTTTCTTCAATAGATATAAAACAAAATTATAATACCAGTTATTTAGAATAGTTATTTGTAGTTTTGAAGCTTGAAAATTTATAGATTTTAACTTGAAATATAAAAACTACAAAGCGCATTTAGCATTACTTGGAGCTAATATAATTTACGGAGGTAATTTTTTAATAGCAAAAGGGTTAATGCCTAATTATTTGCAACCTTTTGCATTGGTTTTATTAAGAGTAGTAGGTGCTGGTTTGTTATTTTGGATAATAAAACTATTTGTAAAAGAAAAAATAGAAAAAAAAGACTTACCTCTACTTGCTTTTTGTGGGTTATTTGGAGTGTCGGCTAATATGCTTTTCTTTTTTTATGGGTTAAGCTTAACGTCTCCAATTGACGCTTCTATAATTATGACATCTACACCCGTAATTGTTTTAATTTTAAGTGCATTTATTTTAAAAGAAAAGATAACAAGAAACAAATATATAGGTATTTTAATTGGTGGAATAGGTGCTGCAATTTTAATTTTATATGGAAAAACCGCAGCAGGAACCAGTTCTATTATCGGAAATTTATTTGTGTTTTTTAATGCTACTTCTTATGGTTTTTATTTGGTTTTAGTAAAACCTTTAATGAAAAAATACAAAGCATTTACTGTAATTAGTTGGATGTTTATGTTTGGATTTGCTTTTACAATTCCGTTTGGAATAGGTGATTTGGCAATAACAGATTTTAGTGCTTTTACAACAAACGCTTATTTGTCTTTAGCTTATGTAATTGTTGGAACCACTTTTTTAACATATTTACTTAATATTTATGCCTTAAATTATGTTTCACCTTCTGTAAACGGAAGTTATATTTATCTACAACCTGTGGTTAGTTTTATTATGGTTAGTTTATCTACCTATTTGTTTAACGATACAACGTATGCCAAAGATATTAGCATGGTTAAAATATTGAGTTGTATTATGGTAATTGCTGGTGTTTATTTAATCAGTAGAAAAAAAGCCTTGAGTTTTAAATTAAGACTTCGTTCTACTAAAAAGTAACTTATTTGTTTCTTGCTCTTTTTTCCTGTGGAAGTAGCTCGTAATAAATCAATTCATTAATTGGTGTTGGAATTCCTAATGCTTCGCCTAAACGAACAACTGTTCCGTTTTGAGCTTCTAATTCTGAAGGTTTTCCTTCCATAATATCACGTTGTAAAGACGCTGTGGTTTCAAAAGGTAAAGATTCTAAGGTTTCTATTTGTTTTGAAATAATGTCACTTGGTAAATTTACGCCTTTTGCTTTTGCAATTCTAAAAATTTCTTCGGCAGTGTTTACCATCATACTTTTAATATAAGGTGAAGCGAGCATTTCTCCAAGACTAGCTCTTGTTAATGCGCCTAAAGCACTAAAAGTTGTTATAAATAAAAATTTAGTCCATATTTCTTTTTGAATATCTATAGCTAATTCGTTTGTAATATTGGCGGCATTAAATACATTTTCTATTTTTAAAACTCTTTCAGTTTTTTCATTGTTTATTTCGCCAAAAACAATTGTAGGGTTGTAGGCAACATGGTTTATAACGCCATAGTCTTCTACATAACTTACTATTTTACATAACCCACCTAATATGTGTTTTTTATCTATAACAGTAGCTAAAACTTCGTGGTTATTACAACCATTTAATAACGAAATTACTATAGTATTTTTATTTAACACCGGCTTAATTAGTTGAGCTACTTCTTCAAGTTGCCAAGTTTTTACCGAGATTAGAATTAAATCTATGTCTTTTACATCAGAAATGTCTGCAGTCGCATTGGCTGGATTTACTAAATAATTGCCATCTATGCTTTTAAGTTGCAATCCATTTTTTTTAATTGCTTCTAAATGTTTGCCGCGTGCAATAAACGTAACATTATTTCCTGCCTGCTCTAAACGAGCTCCAAAATAACCACCTACACCACCGGTTCCATAAATTA includes the following:
- a CDS encoding DMT family transporter, which codes for MKYKNYKAHLALLGANIIYGGNFLIAKGLMPNYLQPFALVLLRVVGAGLLFWIIKLFVKEKIEKKDLPLLAFCGLFGVSANMLFFFYGLSLTSPIDASIIMTSTPVIVLILSAFILKEKITRNKYIGILIGGIGAAILILYGKTAAGTSSIIGNLFVFFNATSYGFYLVLVKPLMKKYKAFTVISWMFMFGFAFTIPFGIGDLAITDFSAFTTNAYLSLAYVIVGTTFLTYLLNIYALNYVSPSVNGSYIYLQPVVSFIMVSLSTYLFNDTTYAKDISMVKILSCIMVIAGVYLISRKKALSFKLRLRSTKK
- a CDS encoding ketopantoate reductase family protein produces the protein MNIVIYGTGGVGGYFGARLEQAGNNVTFIARGKHLEAIKKNGLQLKSIDGNYLVNPANATADISDVKDIDLILISVKTWQLEEVAQLIKPVLNKNTIVISLLNGCNNHEVLATVIDKKHILGGLCKIVSYVEDYGVINHVAYNPTIVFGEINNEKTERVLKIENVFNAANITNELAIDIQKEIWTKFLFITTFSALGALTRASLGEMLASPYIKSMMVNTAEEIFRIAKAKGVNLPSDIISKQIETLESLPFETTASLQRDIMEGKPSELEAQNGTVVRLGEALGIPTPINELIYYELLPQEKRARNK